GATTGTATGCGGCGCCGCCAACGTGCGCGCTGGCCTGAAAGTGGTAGTGGCCCTGGAAGGCGCCATGCTCTACCCGGCCCAGGGCGAGCCGTTCAAAATCAAGAAGTCCAAAATCCGCGGCGCGGCTTCCGAAGGCATGATCTGCGCCGAGGACGAAATCGGCCTGGGTACCTCGCACGAGGGTATTATGGAGCTGGATACCGACCTGCCCAACGGCACCCCCGCCGCCGACTACTTCGGTCTGGGTTCGGATTCGGTATTCGAAATTGGCCTGACGCCGAACCGCGCCGATGCTGCCTCGCACTATGGCGTGGCCCGCGAGCTGCGCGCCCTGCTGCACCAGCCCTGCCACCTGCCCGATATCAGCCAGTTTCACGCTCCCGCCACGGCGGAGCAGAATATTGCTGTGGTTATTGAAGACACCGAGGCCAGCCCGCGCTATGCCGGGCTGCTGCTGGAAAACGTGCAGGTAGGTCCGTCGCCGGAATGGCTGCAGCGCCGTTTGCGCAGCATTGGTTTGTCGCCCATTAATAATGTGGTAGACGTCACCAACTTTGTGCTGCACGAGCTGGGCCAGCCCCTGCATGCCTTCGATGCCGACCAGATAACCGGTAATAAAATCCGCGTGAAGCGCGCCGAAGCCGGGGAGAAGTTCACGACCCTGGACGGGACCGAGCGCACCCTGAAAGGCGAAGACCTGGTTATTGCCGATGCTAACGGCGCACCTATGGCGCTGGCCGGCGTATTCGGCGGCAAAACCTCCGGCGTTTCCGACGGTACTACCCGCGTGTTCCTGGAAAGCGCCTACTTCGCGCCGGCCGTGGTGCGCAAAACCGGCCAGACGCACCAGCTGAAAACCGATGCCTCCTTCCGCTTCGAGCGCGGCACCGATCCGCACATGGTGCCCATTGCCCTGAAGCGCGCCGCCCTGCTGCTGCAGGAAGTGGCTGGCGCCACCGTAGCAGCGCCCATTGTAGATGAATACCCCCACCACATCGGCCACACCATGGTACGCCTGCGTTTGCCGCGGGTAGAAAAGCTGGTGGGCCAGTTCATTGCTCCGGAGCGCATCCGCCAGATTCTGACCGATCTGGATATCCTGATTTCGGAAGAAGGCAAGGACGAAGGGGGACACGCGGAGTGGATTCTGTCGGTGCCGCCGCACAAGGTAGACGTAACCCGCGAGGCCGACATTATTGAGGAAATTCTGCGCATTTACGGCTACAACCACGTGGCCCTGCGGCCGCACAACTCCGCTACTTTCCTGGCGCAGTTCCCGAATCCCGATCCGGAAATCATCCGCCAGAATACGGCCCGCCTGCTCAGCGGGCAGGGTTTCTCGGAAATCATTACCAACTCCATTACCAACTCGGCTTACTTTGAGAAGGAAGGAGAGCCGGTGGAAGAGCTGGTGCGCCTGCTCAACTTCAATAGCGCCGAGCTGAATGTAATGCGCCCGGCCATGCTGTTCAGCGGCCTGGAGGTGGTGCGCTACAACGTGAACCGCCGCCAGCGCGACCTGAAGCTGTATGAGTTCGGGAAAACCTACCGTCAGAAAGCCGGTGGCCAGTACGAGGAGCAAAACAAGCTGGTGATTTACCTCACGGGCAACACGGCCGCCGAAACCTGGCAGCAGAAGTCGGACAAATCCTCTTTCCACCAACTGGCCGGGGCCGTGCAGCAGGTGCTGGCCTCGCTGGGGTTTGCTACGCCTACCTCACAGCCGGTGCAGCACCCGTACCTGGCGGGCGGCCTTACGCTGCTGGCCCAAAACCAGCCCGTAGCGCTGACAGGAGCGGTTTCGCCGGCCGTGCTGAAGCGCATGGACGTGAGCCAGCCCGTGTGGTATGCCGAGCTGGACTGGGACTGGCTGATGCGCAAGTACAAGAACACGCTGGTAGCCCGCGAGCTGCCCAAGTTCCCGGAAGTGCGCCGCGACCTGTCCCTGGTAGTCGATAAAACCGTCACCTTCGACCAGCTGCAGCAGATTGCCCGCCGCACGGAGAAGAAACTCCTTCAGCAGGTGAATGTGTTTGACGTGTATGAGGGCGACAAGCTGGGCGCCGATAAGAAGTCGTACTCCGTGAGCTTCCTGCTGCAGGATCCCACCCAAACCCTCACCGACCAGGCTATTGATGGCGTGATGCAGCGGCTGATTCAGCAGTTTGAGCAGCAGGCCGGGGCGGTAATCCGCCGGTAAGCAAACGGATAAAAGAACGTCATTCCGAGCGCAGCCGAGGAATCTCGCGTGCTGATGTTAGAGTAAGAATCAGACGTCAGCATGCGAGATTCCTCGGCTGCGCTCGGAATGACCGTTCCAAGTAATGAAAGCCAAATGAAGGGAAGTTAAAGCTCAACTTTAAGCTGATAGTACTAGAGCCCGTAACTTCGTCTTACATTAGCTCCAAAATATTTCCCCTTCAATGGCCTCAACTCAGCAGCTTGCGCAACTCGACCGCCTGGAGCGGCAGGTAACCACGTTAGTGGCTGCCTATCAGCAGTTGCGCGAGGAGCTGGCCGATGCCCAGACCACCATTCAGCAGCTGCGTGCCGACGTGCGCGACCGGGAGCGGCAGTTGAAGGATTTCCAGAATCAGGAGAATATTACTAAACTTGTACATACCATAGCAGGGGAACCTGCCAATGCAACAGAGCTAAAACAGCGACTCAACGAATACATCCGCGAGATAGATAAGTGCCTTGCCTATTTGAGGGAGTAAAACACCATCAACCTACCGCCTACTGATACCCATGTCCGACTTATCCATCAAAATCCGCGTCGCCGACCGGGATTATCCTATGCGGGTAACCCCCACGGAAGAGGAGCGCCTGCGTATGGCAGGCCGGCTGCTCAACGACCGGATCCGGGAATTTCGCGAACAGTACGGCATCCAGGACAAGCAGGACTTGTTGGCCATGATTGCCTTATCCACCATGGCTGACCGCCTGAAGGTTAGTAAGGAAAAGGACGGCACCGACGCCGCGCTGACCGAGCGCCTGTCGCGCCTGGACCAGCTGCTTTCCTCGCTCGTGCTCGACTAAGAGCCGGGCGTTTGGCCGAACAATCGGTTCGGTTGCAACGGGCTTTCGCTAAGCCCTTTGTGCCTGTTGTAGTGGCATTCTTTTGCTGTGGCTTTGTTCTTTATTTCAAAAACCATAGCCATGCCCGACATTTTGTATATCGTGGTGGCGGCCGTAGTAGCGTTAGCCCTGGGCGTCTTTATCGGACGACAGCTGGCTGGCAAAGCC
The Hymenobacter sp. DG25B genome window above contains:
- the pheT gene encoding phenylalanine--tRNA ligase subunit beta, with the protein product MKISLDWLRTLIPTNKPAEEIGQLLTGSGLEVEGIEELESIPGGLRGLVLGTVLTCEKHPDADKLSLTTVDVGDETPRQIVCGAANVRAGLKVVVALEGAMLYPAQGEPFKIKKSKIRGAASEGMICAEDEIGLGTSHEGIMELDTDLPNGTPAADYFGLGSDSVFEIGLTPNRADAASHYGVARELRALLHQPCHLPDISQFHAPATAEQNIAVVIEDTEASPRYAGLLLENVQVGPSPEWLQRRLRSIGLSPINNVVDVTNFVLHELGQPLHAFDADQITGNKIRVKRAEAGEKFTTLDGTERTLKGEDLVIADANGAPMALAGVFGGKTSGVSDGTTRVFLESAYFAPAVVRKTGQTHQLKTDASFRFERGTDPHMVPIALKRAALLLQEVAGATVAAPIVDEYPHHIGHTMVRLRLPRVEKLVGQFIAPERIRQILTDLDILISEEGKDEGGHAEWILSVPPHKVDVTREADIIEEILRIYGYNHVALRPHNSATFLAQFPNPDPEIIRQNTARLLSGQGFSEIITNSITNSAYFEKEGEPVEELVRLLNFNSAELNVMRPAMLFSGLEVVRYNVNRRQRDLKLYEFGKTYRQKAGGQYEEQNKLVIYLTGNTAAETWQQKSDKSSFHQLAGAVQQVLASLGFATPTSQPVQHPYLAGGLTLLAQNQPVALTGAVSPAVLKRMDVSQPVWYAELDWDWLMRKYKNTLVARELPKFPEVRRDLSLVVDKTVTFDQLQQIARRTEKKLLQQVNVFDVYEGDKLGADKKSYSVSFLLQDPTQTLTDQAIDGVMQRLIQQFEQQAGAVIRR
- a CDS encoding cell division protein ZapA; this encodes MSDLSIKIRVADRDYPMRVTPTEEERLRMAGRLLNDRIREFREQYGIQDKQDLLAMIALSTMADRLKVSKEKDGTDAALTERLSRLDQLLSSLVLD